Part of the Sporomusa termitida genome, TAACGACCTGTTTAAGTTCAGACTCATGCACCTTAATGCGATGAACCATCCAGTTCATGTCCCGCATTAAATCAACTAGCTCGTTTTCATTGTCTTCTGTGTTACGCTCAGCAGGAACACTGAGCAGCACATCATAACGGCCTGTTTTTACCTGTTGGCAAAACTCTTTCATTTTTTGTATTTGATTGGAAAAAAACCAATACCGGATAAGTCCCGGCAGCAGTAGGCCAACCAGAACAGTCACCATCAACGCGATTGCCATAGTATTTTGAAATTCGCGATTCGTATTTAGCCCTGCTTGATTGCCGGCCACAACCATAATCACAATGGGCAACAACCCGAAAAACAACGAAATAACAAGGAGCCGCGTTTTTATAGTCAATTGAGTTCCCACCTTCATCATTTAGAACGGTTATTTCTGCATGCCCGCTTTATTTAGAATGAGAATTATTATCATATATATATTGTTTATATTATTACAGACATTAAAATTCCTGTCAATAATTTTTTCCATAACATTCCTTAATTTCTATTTTTATCTTTATTACTAAATAACAGCAGTTCCGCCAATGCGATGTAGTAATAGTCGTTTAGTTTTTAAATTACTGCTGTGAATGCTAAAATCAAAATGCCCTGAAAATATTAAATACAGCTGGTTCATTCATTAATGAAGCATGTATTGAATATATATATTATTGCTATAGGATTTCTAAAAAAGGGGGGCTGCTTTTGATTCCCGTATTTTGGATAGGCCAGTTTGTTTTTTCCTGGACGATGTGGCTGATCTTTGCCAAAAAAGGCCGGTGGCATAAATACCTTTCAGTATGTATATTTGCCTCCTGGCTCTCACTAGTGGCAGAAGCCATTATGGTTCATTATCATCTTTGGTCATATTCCGGTCATCCCTTAATCGGATTATTAATTAATGGTTTCGGGGTATATATAGTGACCCTTTACCTCTTTATTCAATGGTTACCAAACGACCATTCTTTTAAGACATTGTTCTGGTATTTCTTTAAATGGACCTTGGCTGCCATTATCTTTGAAATGATTCATGCCTGGTTTGGGCATATTACTTATCATAAATGGTGGAACATCGGCTTCTCGTACCTGGCAGACTGGTTTCTTTTTTGGCTATTATTCAAATATCATTTATTCGTTACTACCGAGCGGCATTCTCTATCTTAATAAATTATATATTATGTCATATTTAAGCAATAAAAAATTAGAGCCTGCCAATATTGCGAAGGCTCTAATTCTTTATTGTGAGTTTTAGGAGGGCCATTATTCTCACAACAAACAGCCGCCTCATCCCGGAGGATGAAGCGGCAAGATTTTTCTGGTTCTGGTTGCGGGGACAGGACTTGAACCTGTGACCTTCGGGTTATGAGCCCGACGAGCTGCCAACTGCTCCACCCCGCGATGTTCATTTATGGTTAACTATTTATTTAAACTTATATCTATTATAGCACACTTCACTCGAAATTATTACAATTTCAAAAAATAAAAGGCCCCTACTCCCCCGAAGGACCAAATCCACTACGCTACCGGCATCCGTCAAAGTTGATGATTTGTCAGAAACCTCCTCTTTTATCCCTGCCTAACACGTTATCCACTTGCTTTTTTTGGTTTTTGCTTACTGATTTGCCGGCTGGCCATATTTAACTTTTGTGGACAGTCAGGTTGCTTTACGGTCTTTAATGCCCCTAATCAGATATTGCCGGCAGTGTCAGATGGGGGCGAGAATCTCACCATAAAAGTAGTACCGGCTTCTCCTGTTTTTACATCTATGCTGGCATTATGCCGATGGGCGATACTGTAGCAGATGGGCAACCCTAAGCCGGTGCCCGTTTCCTTGGTTGTCAAAAAGGGTGTGCCTAACTTCTGCTGCAGTTCGGCGGGGATACCGGTGCCTTGATCTTTAATGAATAAAACCACCTGCTTATCTTCTATAAAAGTACCCACTGTCAGTTGTCCGCCTGGCGCCATCGCTTCAAACCCGTTGCGGGAAAGATTGAGCAGCAATTGCCGCATTTCTTGAACATCCAAACAGAAATCCGGGATGTCAGCCGATAATTCGGTGACAATTACCATTCCTTTGAGAAGCGCATCAGACACCATTAAGGGCAGCAGGGTTTCAATAATTTTATTAAGGCTCTGCCGAGACTGATTGACCGGTTTGTTCCTGGCGAGAGAAAGATATTCTGTAATAATGGAATTGGCTCTATCCAGCTCCGAGATCATCAACTCCAATTGGGAATTAAACAGGGCAAATTCCTTTTTGCGCAGAAAAGATTGCAGAAATCCTCGTACAGTCGTCATAGGGTTCCTAATTTCATGAGCAATGCCGGCGGCCATTTCGCCTACAAGATGCAGCCTGTCCATACGGGAAATTTCCTTTTCGATTAACTTGCGTTCGGTTGTATCGGCAATTATCGTTCTGTATTGCAGATCAAGGCCATTGGTATTTAACAGCGGCATACTAATAAGCTGGGCATCGGTTACCGCAGTGTTAAGACTGGCAAGCCTTACTTCCGTAATGACCTTTTTCTCGCTTAGTCTGCAGGACCGCAGATGGTCGAAAAATTTCTTACAACTGTCTTTAGCAATAAAAACAGCCATCGGCATACCAAGCAAGCGTGATCGCTCCATGCCTAAAAGCTTCGCGCCGGTGAGATTAATCTCCCGGATACAGGCCTTGTCATCAAACGTTACGTAGCCTACCGGCGCAAAATCATACAGGGCGGCATAACGGTTACGGGATTCCTCCAACTCCCCTAAAACATCTTGCATAGCCTGACACTGGATTTCCAGATCCAATTCCCGATCCTGCAGCTCATATTTTAACCATTGAGCTTCCTGTGTGCCGGCATTGTCCGAAGATTGGCTGGACTTGGCAAGAGCAGTACCTTCGCCCTTACCTGATTCATCAGACCCGGCCATATTTTCACCCCCTGCTGACGCGCCCTTATTTCACCTGGTACTCTGTAAATCCTGGTTAGCAATGGTTTCAAAGGCCAGAAGAATCCGTTTGGTTTTGTTGTGTACGTTCACAACCCGGCGGGCACTAATCAGCATCCTGCCGATATCCGGAAAATCGCAATTGATCGAAAAACCTTCGAAAGCCGTGTCCTGCTCCTGAATATCAGTCAGCAGGCTACGCAGTTCCGGCACGTCCCACTGACCGCCTTTCATTTGGAAGATAGATTGACCCGCTATTTCCTCAGGTGCAATCTGGAATTGCTGATAAAAGGCCTGATTGGCTGTTTTCAACAGTAAATCAGCGTCCAGAACAATTAACGGATGCCGCACGGTCTCCACAATCGCTTCAGCATATTCACGGGCTTCCTGGGCAGCCTCATAGCTTTTCTTGAGGGTGTTAATATCGGCGAAGCTAATAATAACACCCTCGATCTTATTATCTACCGTCTTATAAGGACGTATTTGCATGGAATACCAGTGTCCCCACCGATCCTGCACTTCTTGCTCCCGCCAGTTAAGGGTATCAATCACCTCCAGACTTGCCTGTTCCAAATCAGGAATATCGATATTCGGCTTGATATTGTTAATGGGTCGTCCCACATCAGTGCTGATTAAGTTAAATGCTTTTTCTGCAACAGAATTAAACCGCCGGATGCGCAAATCACTGCTCAGAATGAGAATTGGGATACTGATGCTGCGCAGCAAATTAATCATATCATTGTTAACCTGGCTTAATTCTAGATTACGGGTGCGCAGTTCCTCATTGAGAGTCATTAATTCCTCATTGGTTGACTGTAGTTCCTCTTTGGCGGTCTCTAACTCCTCATTCATGCTTTGCAATTCTTCGTTGCTCGACTGGACTTCTTCGTTAGCATACCTGATGTCCTCATTGGCAGCTTCATGCTGGGCAATGATTGACTGCAGGTATTCCTTGGTAGCTGCGATCTCCTGTTTCAGGCCCAGAATCTCAGCCGGATCCTCGGCCTGGGAAAAATTTTGGTTGGCCGCCGCAGCACTGTCAGACCTGGTTTCCGGCAAATGCTGCGATATTGTATCTCTGAATAATACCAGAAAATATTCACCTTTTTGAAAGGGGCCATTCATAGGGACAACATCGACACTGACAGGGAAAGAATGGCCGTTTTTCATGACATGCAGGCCTTCTTTTCTGACCAGAACATTCTCTTTTCGGGCTTGGTTAACGGCAGTCCGCAGCGACAGAAACAAACCGTCCCGGGCCATCTTTAAGAGGTTTACACTCGGCAGCCCCGCTGCCGGTTCAAGATAAACGCCGGTGCGCCCCCGGTACTGAATTATATCCATTTTACTGTTGATAATGACACCAGGCGGAGCGTATTTATTCACAACAATCCGGTCGGCTTCTTTTTGAATATCTAACCAGGACCCGCCACTCGGAGTGCCCTGATCCTCTTGGGTATGATTGCGTATCGTCGCCGCCTGTTCAGCCGTGGAAAAATCTGACATCAGCGGGGTGGCTACCGCCTTTTTTATATAGATTCTGTATTTTTTATCCACCAAATCAAATAAATCGGCAAAAACACCAATAGATTCCGAGGCCCCCAGAATAAGAAAGCCGCCCGGATTCAGCGCATAATGGAACAGCGGAAACATTCGCTTATGCAATGCCGGTCCGAAGTAAATCATTACATTGCGGCAACTGACGAGACTGACCCTGGAAATAGGCGGATCCTGCCCCATGTCCTGCCTGGCAAAGACGCATATGTCGCGGATATGCTTGCTGACCTGATAGCCTTGATCCACTTCAATAAAGAAGCGGCTGAGCCGCGACGGCGAAACATCGGTCATAATACTTTTCGGGTATATCCCGGCCCGGGCTTTGTCAATAACTGTTTCGTTTATATCTGTGGCAAAGATCTGAATATGCCTGTTAAGAGTATTGTTCTCCAAAAACTCCAACAAAGCGATTGCCAGTGAGTAGGCTTCCTCACCGCTTGCACAGCCCGGCACCCATAACCGAATAGGCGTATGCGGGGCAGTATTCTTAATGATTGCGGGAAAAACCGTTGTTTGCAAGGTATCAAAAGCTTGGGGATCACGAAAAAATTTCGTAACGTTAATCAGCATATCCTGCTGCAAGGCGGCAAGCTCGCTGCTACTCTGCTGCAAATAAACGGCATAATCCACAAGCTTGTCCAGCTTGTGTAAGACCATCCGGCGCAAAATACGCCGTTTTACGGTAATTTGCTTATATTCGGCAAAATTAATACCGCTGGCCTTACGCAACAGACTAATAATTCCGTCAAGTATGGCGGCGCCGTCGGGGAATAAATTACGGTCTTCTGCTATTGGGCTGGCTATAATCCGTGATCGGCTGAGCAATGAAATCTCATCGGCAATCTCCGCCGGCGGCAGGACAAAATCCACCAGGCCGGTAGCGATTGCGCTGAGCGGCATGCCTGCATATTCTGCCGACTGCGGCTCCTGCACAAATGTAAAACCGCCGGAATTTTTTATCGCCTTCAATCCGCGCGAGCCATCTGTCCCGTTGCCTGATAAAATCACGCCAATTACCCTGCCGCCTTTATGCTTGGCCAGTGATTCCATGAAAGTGTCAATCGGAGTATACCGTCTCACCCCATCCGGTTGCGCCCTAACAGTTAAAACCCCGTTAACAACAGTCAACTCGGTAGCAGGGGCAATCACATAAACATGATTAGGCTTCGCAGCTACACCAGCCTCCGCTTCACTGACCTCCATACAAGTTACATTAGCCAAAATGCTAGCCAAGGCGCTTTCATTTTGGGCATCAAGATGCTGAATGACGACAAAAGCCATACCGGTTATTGCCGGCATACTTTCAAACAGCTGCATTAAAGCCTTCAGTCCGCCAGCCGAGGCCCCGATACCGACTATCGGACAGCCCTGTGAGGTCGTCACAGCATTGGTGGCGGCAGTTGCCATCACCCTGGGTGACTGTTTGCCTGCTCGCCCGCTGGCGGTGGAGCCCTTGCCGGAATTAATCTTCTTCAAAATTGTCCTCCTGTGCGATAATCTCCAGAAACTATTATGCACCCTGTGCGCCAATAACGCAGCTGGTAACTACTATGCCAAATCTTTGCCTTTAAAACCGCATATCAATTATCTTTCTCTGTAAGTAACTTGTTCAACGTCCTGAGGCTGAATCCTCTTCAGTCCCCATTAATAGTAATTTATTAGAAAATATTTTTGCGGCAGACCTTAATTTCCGGAAAGATACGGGCCGGATTATATAACGACAAACCCTGCAATTCATTAGTTTCTGAATTGCAGGGTAATTATCATTTATATCGCAATTATTTACAACTGCTATTGCTTCCCAGCTTTCTTACTAATAGCTAATATCCACTCCAGCAGCCACCGATGGCTGATAGCAATCATCAGGTATACCGGGAAGGAATAACTAAATTTCCATGTTACTACTTGATATATACCCATAAACGCCAGCGCCGGTTCGGCAACCCAGGAAAAAATTGCCGACATGACAATCATGGCCATAATGTACGAAGACCACTGCCGGGCATACTGGTATATCAGCATATAGATGATTGGCAATATTGAATAGTTAATCGGAATTAACTGTGGATACCAGGGAATAACCTTATAGGGATAATACCATAATATTAGATCAGTGCCAAGCTCGTCCATCCAGGATGCCGTGGCGAGAACGAACATTCCGAATAAGCATATTTCGCAAAGACGTTTTCTGTCTACCAGACGCCACCATATGATCCATGGCAGAAATAAGAGGACCACAAGCAACCACCATTGCCAGGACCACAGACAATCCCCAAGCCATGCCGCCTCTCTCAGCTTGCTAAATTCCACTTGGGCCTGAAGGACTTGCCGGCTTGATTCGTGAACAGTTCCCATCTGCAAAACTACTCCTTACGCCCCAAGCTCAGGGCCAAATGACCTGACAACACCTTCTCAACCATTTCCCCTTCTGACTTTTGGCAGCCCACGATCAATAGCACTTCGTTATTGCAGGCGGCAGGCTGCCTTTGGACATATAGCTTATAATACATATATTTACAGGCAAATCCCAATGCCCCGCCGGCAAACAGGGCAATCAACCCCCAGATAATAGGTCCCCAGGTCCACATAAACCCCCACATTACCCCAAATAGCATAAATACCGTGCCTAAAACAGTGGGCAGGTCAAACATGCTCATGCCGTCTGCCCGGTGAATGGAATCAAATATTTCCATATTCTTTCGCGGGGTGTTCATCGGAATAGCACAGATATGATCCGGCGCTATACCTTTGTGCTCCAGTTCTGAGATAGCGAGTTCCAATTTGAGCGAATGCTCGAATGTGGCCGTAATATGCATGTCAGTTTCCACCCCTGTCGGCATTTTGAAATCAGGGTTTTGATAGTTCTTCTTAAAAAAAGCAGCTTGCTCTTTTTCGAACAGGCGATTATACTCCACCGTATTTACATAGGCATCATAGATGGCAAAACCATATATCGAGGGAAGGTACATAAGCCATTCCGGATCGACAATAGCCTTGGCCTGCTCAAATAATCCCAGTGCCGAATACTGGGTACTTTGAAAAAGGAAAGAATAGTAGGCTATAGCTATCCACCATATTATCAGGAAAAACCCCGTCGGTATCCGGTGCGTATAAATATGACCCAGACCAGGGGCGACAACTGACCAGACTACGGCCACCCACGGTGAGCGCCGGTCTAAAGTGTTGATCTCCATGATAGATATATGTACCGGCTGGATTGTTTCTTCGTGTCTGTCGGCCAGGATGGCTAACTGGTTGAACTGCAGTGCCAGCCGATAGCTGTCCCATATC contains:
- a CDS encoding CBO0543 family protein — encoded protein: MGTVHESSRQVLQAQVEFSKLREAAWLGDCLWSWQWWLLVVLLFLPWIIWWRLVDRKRLCEICLFGMFVLATASWMDELGTDLILWYYPYKVIPWYPQLIPINYSILPIIYMLIYQYARQWSSYIMAMIVMSAIFSWVAEPALAFMGIYQVVTWKFSYSFPVYLMIAISHRWLLEWILAISKKAGKQ
- a CDS encoding chemotaxis protein CheB, translating into MKKINSGKGSTASGRAGKQSPRVMATAATNAVTTSQGCPIVGIGASAGGLKALMQLFESMPAITGMAFVVIQHLDAQNESALASILANVTCMEVSEAEAGVAAKPNHVYVIAPATELTVVNGVLTVRAQPDGVRRYTPIDTFMESLAKHKGGRVIGVILSGNGTDGSRGLKAIKNSGGFTFVQEPQSAEYAGMPLSAIATGLVDFVLPPAEIADEISLLSRSRIIASPIAEDRNLFPDGAAILDGIISLLRKASGINFAEYKQITVKRRILRRMVLHKLDKLVDYAVYLQQSSSELAALQQDMLINVTKFFRDPQAFDTLQTTVFPAIIKNTAPHTPIRLWVPGCASGEEAYSLAIALLEFLENNTLNRHIQIFATDINETVIDKARAGIYPKSIMTDVSPSRLSRFFIEVDQGYQVSKHIRDICVFARQDMGQDPPISRVSLVSCRNVMIYFGPALHKRMFPLFHYALNPGGFLILGASESIGVFADLFDLVDKKYRIYIKKAVATPLMSDFSTAEQAATIRNHTQEDQGTPSGGSWLDIQKEADRIVVNKYAPPGVIINSKMDIIQYRGRTGVYLEPAAGLPSVNLLKMARDGLFLSLRTAVNQARKENVLVRKEGLHVMKNGHSFPVSVDVVPMNGPFQKGEYFLVLFRDTISQHLPETRSDSAAAANQNFSQAEDPAEILGLKQEIAATKEYLQSIIAQHEAANEDIRYANEEVQSSNEELQSMNEELETAKEELQSTNEELMTLNEELRTRNLELSQVNNDMINLLRSISIPILILSSDLRIRRFNSVAEKAFNLISTDVGRPINNIKPNIDIPDLEQASLEVIDTLNWREQEVQDRWGHWYSMQIRPYKTVDNKIEGVIISFADINTLKKSYEAAQEAREYAEAIVETVRHPLIVLDADLLLKTANQAFYQQFQIAPEEIAGQSIFQMKGGQWDVPELRSLLTDIQEQDTAFEGFSINCDFPDIGRMLISARRVVNVHNKTKRILLAFETIANQDLQSTR
- a CDS encoding ATP-binding protein, which encodes MAGSDESGKGEGTALAKSSQSSDNAGTQEAQWLKYELQDRELDLEIQCQAMQDVLGELEESRNRYAALYDFAPVGYVTFDDKACIREINLTGAKLLGMERSRLLGMPMAVFIAKDSCKKFFDHLRSCRLSEKKVITEVRLASLNTAVTDAQLISMPLLNTNGLDLQYRTIIADTTERKLIEKEISRMDRLHLVGEMAAGIAHEIRNPMTTVRGFLQSFLRKKEFALFNSQLELMISELDRANSIITEYLSLARNKPVNQSRQSLNKIIETLLPLMVSDALLKGMVIVTELSADIPDFCLDVQEMRQLLLNLSRNGFEAMAPGGQLTVGTFIEDKQVVLFIKDQGTGIPAELQQKLGTPFLTTKETGTGLGLPICYSIAHRHNASIDVKTGEAGTTFMVRFSPPSDTAGNI
- a CDS encoding CBO0543 family protein, whose protein sequence is MIPVFWIGQFVFSWTMWLIFAKKGRWHKYLSVCIFASWLSLVAEAIMVHYHLWSYSGHPLIGLLINGFGVYIVTLYLFIQWLPNDHSFKTLFWYFFKWTLAAIIFEMIHAWFGHITYHKWWNIGFSYLADWFLFWLLFKYHLFVTTERHSLS